From the Candidatus Atribacteria bacterium genome, the window CATAATTTTCGGGACATCAAGAAAGATAATAACTGCTGGTACTTGATACTTTTTCCCCCATTCTTGAATGGCAGATGGGATAATGTATTCCTGCCCATGACTACTCATAATGACTTGTTTTCGAAATCCAGTATTCCAATACCCCGATATTATTGACCTAATGTAAGCAGAGTTAACTTCATCAGGTATTGGAACGGTTCCTTTTTGCCCTAAATGTGAAAAAGGATGTGAGGCATACCAAACAGGTTCTGCAACAGTACATCCGGTCTTCTGGGCAATCATTTCTGCCATGCGTGTTACAATAAAGGTATCTTCACCATAGGGTTGGGCATCACCATGATTCTCTGTGGAACCTAAAGGAATAAGCAGAATATCGTTTTTCTTGAGTCTTTCTTCCACATCTTTCTTGGTCATGGTCTGATAATAAATCTTATCCGGTTTTTCCATATGACCTCCCTGAGGAGGTAAATTCCATTTACTCATCCTTTTTACTCCTTCTTTCTTTTATCTAAGTATTGATTTTATAATATTACATTCCCTGTCTTACTTTCTATGACTGGGCAATTGGGGAGAATAAATCCAGACAAATCGCAGTACTTCATCCCCTGTGTTTAAGATTTTA encodes:
- a CDS encoding creatininase family protein, whose protein sequence is MSKWNLPPQGGHMEKPDKIYYQTMTKKDVEERLKKNDILLIPLGSTENHGDAQPYGEDTFIVTRMAEMIAQKTGCTVAEPVWYASHPFSHLGQKGTVPIPDEVNSAYIRSIISGYWNTGFRKQVIMSSHGQEYIIPSAIQEWGKKYQVPAVIIFLDVPKIMGEGLKDKAHGGEFETVFRHGDEAENSICLALFPEFVQMENAVDTKTWGFLPEGHIDKGGDIYNYPIPGQSHIGGGGIECIIYPEGVLGKPSLAKAEKAYRAIETYLDYVVKLHDDILEKFPPGVLPEAKYMTQRDKEEIDKLLKGPSDGGKHIYTIAWPS